In Strigops habroptila isolate Jane chromosome 6, bStrHab1.2.pri, whole genome shotgun sequence, a single genomic region encodes these proteins:
- the LOC115610010 gene encoding nuclear receptor subfamily 0 group B member 2-like: MQFPATGNSGSMATEIPPKKRGKCQCETHHAKSILYQILNKEHGSETKCQQYCSPRYSAGHNSCSCADRRVVLKTPEATSRRASEVLLKTLTFVRNLPSFYHVPWEDQLVLIQQNWAPLFVLGMAQERVDFDLREISAPSLLKKILLNQSLTASNELDSSSLEASFEEVQKIKGLLWKFWDLDISAKEYAYLKGIILFNSGCHVLKCLPYVQTLQQEAQQALMEFISTMFHRNLGRFAWILQLIASLQDIDADAIEELFFRPILGEATLNVLLLETLYTKPDWL; the protein is encoded by the exons ATGCAGTTTCCTGCCACAGGGAACTCTGGCTCTATGGCTACTGAGATCCCACCTAAGAAGCGTGGGAAATGTCAGTGTGAGACACACCATGCAAAGAGCATCCTGTACCAGATCCTTAACAAAGAGCATGGAAGTGAGACCAAGTGCCAGCAATATTGCAGTCCCCGCTACTCCGCAGGACATAACAGCTGCTCTTGTGCAGACAGAAGAGTTGTCCTGAAAACGCCAGAAGCCACGAGCAGAAGGGCTTCTGAAGTGCTCCTGAAGACTTTAACTTTCGTTAGAAACTTGCCTTCTTTTTATCATGTGCCTTGGGAGGATCAGCTTGTCCTCATACAGCAGAACTGGGCCCCTCTTTTTGTCCTGGGCATGGCACAAGAAAGGGTGGATTTTGACCTGAGAGAGATTTCAGCCCCTAGTTTACTTAAAAAGATCCTCCTCAATCAGTCTTTGACAGCTAGCAATGAACTGGACAGCTCGTCACTAGAAGCATCTTTCGAAGAAGTTCAGAAGATAAAGGGTTTATTGTGGAAATTCTGGGACCTGGACATAAGTGCAAAAGAATATGCTTATCTTAAaggaattattctttttaattctg gATGCCATGTCCTAAAATGTCTCCCTTATgtacaaacactgcagcaggaaGCTCAGCAAGCCTTGATGGAGTTTATTTCAACAATGTTCCACAGAAACCTAGGCAGGTTTGCGTGGATTCTTCAGCTAATCGCCTCTCTTCAAGACATTGATGCAGATGCTATTGAAGAGCTCTTCTTCAGGCCCATTCTAGGAGAGGCCACCCTAAATGTATTACTTCTAGAAACCCTATATACCAAGCCAGACTGGCTTTGA